The DNA sequence CGGTCAACGTGCCGAGGTCACCGCCGGAGCCCTTCACCCACAACAGTTCCACCGGCGCGCCGGTGACCGGGTCGGTCTCGGTCCCCTTGGCCGAGGTGTTGCCGCCGGCGTAGTTGGTGTTCTTCGGGTCGGCGCCGAGCCGGTTGGAGCGCTCGATCAGTTCTCTCACGGTGTCGGTCATGTCGTCACGCTCCCCAGCTCGATGGTGTGCCGCCGACGCGGTCGGCGGCGATGGTGTCCTGGTATCCCGATTCGGTGTACGCGGCCATCGGGTCGGCGGGCAGGCCCCGCTCGGTGCGCCACTGCGCCAGCTGCGGACGCACGTCGGTGTAGAAGGCGTCCATGATGATCGCGTTGGCGCCCAACACATCTGCGGCTTCCTGCGCTGCGGTGAGCGCATCGGTGTCGACGAGCAGCGCCCTGGCCGTCATTTCGAGGACGTTGAGCACCGACCGGATCTGTCCGGGGATCTTCGCCTCGATGTTGTGGCACTGGTCGAGCATCAGGGCCACTCCCGAAGACGGGTCCAGCCCGCCGCCGCGGACCACCTCGAACATGATGCGGAACAGCTGGAACGGATCGGCCGCCCCGACGATGAGGTCGTCGTCGGCGTAGAACCGAGAGTTGAAGTCGAACGACCCCAGCCGGCCCAGCCGCAGCAGCTGGGCGACGATGAACTCGATGTTCGTGCCCGGCGCGTGGTGGCCGGTGTCGAGGCAGACCATCGCCCGCTCACCGAGCGCGGTCACATGCGCGTACGACGTCCCCCAGTCCGGCACGTCGGTCATGTACATCGCCGGCTCGAAGAACTTGTACTCCAACACCATTCGTTGATGCGGGCCGATGTGGCCGTAGATCTCGGCCAGCGATTCGGCGAGCCGCTCCTGACGGCCGCGGATGTCGCCCTGACCGGGATAGTTTGTGCCGTCGGCCAGCCACACCTTCAGGTCACGCGAACCGGTCTGGTTCATCACCTCGATGCAGTGCAGGTGGTGGTCGATCGCCTTGCGGCGCACCGCCTTGTCGGTGTGGGTGAGGCTGCCGAACTTGTAGTCGTCGTCCTGGAAGGTGTTGGAGTTGACGGTGCCCAGCTCCACCCCGTGGTCCTTGGCGTACGCCGACAGCGCGGCGTAGTCGTCGACCGTGTCCCACGGGATGTGCAGCGCCACCCTCGGCGCCAGCCCGGTCATCCGGTGCACCATCGCGGCGTCGGCGATCTTCTCCTCGACGGTGCGCGCGGTGCCGGGGGTCCCGAAGACCTTGAAGCGGGTGCCCGAGTTGCCGAACGCCCATGACGGCAGTTCGATCTCGAGGTTGTCCAGTAGCGGGTTCATGGGGTGACAACTGCTTTCTCGACGGTCGCCGGTTCGACGGGCGCGCCGTAGCGTTCGGCTTCGATCTGTTTGAGGGTCTTACCCCGCGTCCGCGGCGCCCACACGGCCCCGATGACGAGGGCGACGGTGAGCAGGCCGACGAGCAGCAGGCCCACGCCGGTCAGGCCGGTGACGGCGAGCATCGTCGGGAAGAAGTAGGACAGCAGGCCGGTGGCGGTGCGCACCACGAAGAACATGACGCCCTGCGCGCTTGCGCGGTACGGCGTGGCGAACAGTTCGCTGGTCCACAGGCTGTAGAAAGCCTGGGCCCCGATACCGCTGGAGACACCCCACAGCACCGCGAAGATCAGCATGGTGGCGACCCCGCCGTCGGTGAACGCGACCAGCACGGTCCAGCCCACGATGCCCAGCGCCGCACCGATGACGTACAGCAGCCGCTGCGACATCCGGTCGGCGAGACCCATGAATCCGAAGTAGGTCGCGGCCACCGTGCAACCCCACACCAGCACCTGCAGCAGGTTCTGCTGGACCGCGCTGTGCAGGCCCGCGGTGTCGTAGACGCGCGGCATGAAGATGCCCGCCTGTCCGGCGACGGTGTTCCAGAACAGATAGATCCCGCCGAGGAAGAGCAACGCGGTGATGTTGACCTTGCGGGAGAAGAGGCCACGCAGGCCGCGGACCCCGACGGCCGAGGCCATCTGTGTCGACTCGTGTCGGCCCTCGTCCTGCCAGATCTGCGATTCCTGCAGACCCTGCCGGATCCACCACACGATCGCCGCGACGACGAACAGGTGGGCGAAGATCAGCCGCGATCCGAGCAGTCCGAGCGGGGCGAGCGCGGCGGCGAGGGCGAACCCGACCAGCGGTCCGGTGGACCAGGCCAGCTGTGCGGTGCCGACGTGTTTGGCCCGCTGCACCGACGGCGCCTGTTCGGCGATGTAGGTCCACGAGGCCGGCACGCCCGCGCCGACCGCGATACCCGTGACGATGAACGCGATCAGCAGCATGGTGAAGTTCACCGCGCAGGCGGCGACCAGCACGCCGGCCATGTACACCAGCAGGTCGTAGGTGTAGATCGCCTTCCGGCCGAACCTGTCACACAGGGGGCCGCCCAGGATGGCACCGATCGCGGCGCCGAAGGCGTTGGCGCTCAACGCCGCCAGCAGGCCGACACCGAAGTTGCTGATGCCGAATTCCGCTTGCCAGAAACCGAGGCTGGTGGCGATCGCGATGATCGACCCCGCCTCGATGTAGTTCGACATCGCGACGGAGATCGTCGCTTTCCAGCCTGTGGTGGAGCGCGCTCCTACTTTCACGGCAGTCCTCAGGGTAGATGGAAATAGTGGGTGAGTCGGTCCATCGCGTGATCGGGCCGGTTGTCGAAGTACTCCGCCATGGTCGCCTGCCAGCGATCGTTGACATCGGTGTCGGCCATGGCGTTGGTGGCGGCCTCATAATCGTCGGTCTCGAAGTAACCGACCACCAGGCCGTCCTCGGGGCGGACGAACAGCGAGTAGTTGCGCCATCCGGTGCGTCGCAGGGCGTCGAGCATCTCCGGCCACACGTGCTCGTGGGCGGCGAGGTAGTCGTCGATGCGGTCACGCTTGAGCTGGAGGAGGAAGCAGACCCGCTCGGTGGTCTCCGCCATGAGCACTCCTCGTTTTGAAACGTTTCAACACGTGACTGCGCTCACAGTAGGGGACGCCATGGGAGGCAGTCAAGATTCCCTACCGTCGCGCCGAACGTGCATCCACTGCGAGAATTCGGCAGATTCTTCGCAGTACGCTCACGCTCGGCGGAATCACCCCAGCCCGAGCACCCGCAGCGCGTTGTCCTTGAGAACCAGCCGCCGCACCGCGGGTCGATGCCGAGGTCGTCGAAGTCGCGCCGCCACCGGTCGAGCGGGATGTACGGGTAGTCGGTGCCGAACAGCACCTTCGTGCGCAGCTGCCGCCGCATCGCGGCGACCAGCTGGGGCGGGAAGTACTTCGGCGACCAGCCGGACAGGTCGATGAACACGTTGGCCTTGTGCGCGGCGATCGAGATCTGCGCGTCCACCCAGGGCACCGCGGGATGGGCCATCACGATCGTGAGCTCCGGGAAGTCGGCGGCCACGTCGTCGAGCAGCATCGGGTCGGAGTAGCGCAGTTTGATGCCGTGGCCGCCGGGCAGGCCCGCCCCCATCCCGGTCTGCCCGGTGTGGAACAGCGCGGGCACGCCGGCACCCGCGATCGCCTCGTAGATCGGGTAGAAGCGGCGGTCGTTGGGTTCGAACGCCTGCATGCTCGGGTGGAACTTGAAACCCCGGACGCCGTAGTCGCGGACCAGTTCGTGGACCCGGTGCACCGCGCGCCTCTCATGCCACGGGTCGACGCTGCCGAACGGGATCAGCACGTCGTTGTTGCGGACCGCGCCGGCGACGAGGTCCTCGATCGAGTTGGGGGCGTGCCGCATTCCGGTGCGCGCGTCGATGGTGAACACCACGGCCGCGGTGTTGTGGCGGCGATACAGGTCGGCGAGCGCGTCGACGCTCGACAGCGCCCCGGTGTCGAGCTTGAAGTATGCGGCCGTGGCCTCGACCAACGCGTCGTCGTAGGCGGCGTGGCCGTGGCCGTCGACCTCCACATGCGTGTGGAAGTCGACGGCGTCGACGCGCGCGAAATCGATTCCGTACTCGTACTTCCCGTCCACCATGGCCGCGAGACTACGGTTGTTGACCGAAATCCGCGGGAATCCTTCAACAACCGTAGGCTCGGCGCGTCAGTGGGCGGCGGCCTCCGGCGCGTAACCCAGCGCGGCCTTGATCTCGAGGAACTCGTCGAACGCGAACGGGCCCCACTCGCGTCCGTTGCCGCTGCGCTTGTAGCCGCCGAACGGGGCGCTCATGTCGAAGCCGTGGTTGATCGCCACCGAACCGGCGCGGATCCGGCGGGCCACCTCGCGGGCCTTGTCCAGGTCGGCGGCCGAGACGTAGCCCGCCAGCCCGTAGTCGGTGTCGTTGGCGATGTCGATCGCCTGGTCGAGGTCGTCGTAGCCCAGGATGCACAGCACCGGCCCGAAGATCTCCTCACGCGCGATCGTCATGTCGTTGGTGACGTGCGCGAACACCGTCGGCTTGACGTAGTAGCCCTGCGCCAGCCCATCGGGTCGGCCGGTTCCGCCGATGACGACCGTCGCTCCCTCGTCGATGCCCTTCTGGATCAGGCCCTGGATCTTGTCGAACTGCGCCTTCGACGCGACCGGTCCGATCGCGCTCTTGTCGCCCGGATCGCCCACCTTGACCGCGCCTGCGGTCTGCTTGGCGATCTCGATCGCCTCGTCCATCCGGGAGTTCGGGACCAGCATGCGCGACGGCGCGTTGCAGCTCTGGCCGCTGTTCACCATCATCACGCTCACGCCCGCCGTCACGCTCTTGGCGAAGTCGTCGTCGTCGAGCACGATGTTGGGGCTCTTTCCGCCCAGTTCCTGCGTGACCCGCTTGACGGTCGGCGCGGCGTTGCGGGCCACCTCGACCCCCGCCCGCGTCGACCCGGTGAACGACACCATGTCGACGTCCGGGTGGCTCGACAGCGGGGCGCCCACGCCGGGTCCGTCGCCGTAGACCAGGTTGTAGACACCGGCGGGAACCCCTGCCGTCTCGACGATTTCGGTGAAGATCTGCGCCGAGTACGGTGCCACCTCCGACGGTTTGAGCACCATCGTGCAGCCGGTGGCCAGCGCCGGGAACACCTTGCAGGCGATCTGGTTGAGCGGCCAGTTCCACGGCGTGATCAGGCCGCACACGCCGACCGGCTCCTTCACCACCAGCGTCGACCCGTGCTGCTCCTCGAACTGGAAGTTCTTCAGCGCCTCCATGGCGGTGGTCAGGTGACCGATGCCCAGGTTCACCTGCGGACCCGCGGCCAGCGACGGCGGTGCCCCCATCTCCTCGGCCACCGCATCGGCGAGGTCACCGGCCCGGTTCTGGTACTCGGCGAGGATCGCCTGCAGCAGGTCGAGGCGCTCCTCGCGGGTGGACTGCGACCACGTCGGGAACGCCCGGCGGGCGGCGGCGACCGCCAGGTCCACGTCGGCCGAGGAGCCCAGCGCGATCCTGCCGGAGATCTCCTCGGTCGTCGGATTGTCGACCTCGAGGGTGTTCGGGCGAAGCGGCTCGACCCACTCGCCGTCGATGTAGAACTTCAGATACTCACGCATGTGTCCACTCTTCCCTAGTCCGCGCTGCTACTGGGTGCCTTCGGCATACCAGGTCCGGAATCGGTCGTATTTCGGCATCTCCTCGGAGTTGGCCTTGGGGTCGATGCAGACGTGCACGACGGCGGTCTTGCCGCTGGCGTAGGCGCGTTGGATCGCCGGGCCGATCTCGTCGTCCTTCTCGACGTACTCGCCGTGGCACCCGAACCCCTCGGCGATCCTGTCCATCCGGACCTCCTTGCTCCAGTGGACACCGGGTTGCGGCGACGGCTGCTCGAACGTGCGCTTGTAGACGCCGACTTCGAGTCCCCACTGGTGGTCGACACCGACCACGCACACCAGCGGCAGACCCTCACGGGCGGCGGTCTCCAACTCGGCGATGTGGAACAGGAACGCCGAATCGCTGGTCAGCAGCATCACCGGGCGCTTGCGGCCGTCGGCGACCGAGGCGCCGACCGCGTACGGCAGCCCGGTGCCGAGGTGGCCGAAGTTCTGGTTCCAGATCACGTCGCGCGGTTTGGCCTGCGAGTAGGTCCACTGGAAGATCACCGTCGCCCCGCCGTCGCGCACCATGATGCCGTCTTCGGCGTACTCGTTGAACGCCTTGGTGGCCTCGACGACGAAGCGCGCCGGGTGCACCGGGGTGCGGCCGGTCGGGGCTTCGTCGGCCACCCGGGCCAGCTCGGCGGCGTCGGCTTCGACCAGGGCCGCGAGATC is a window from the Mycolicibacterium litorale genome containing:
- the rhaI gene encoding L-rhamnose isomerase; amino-acid sequence: MNPLLDNLEIELPSWAFGNSGTRFKVFGTPGTARTVEEKIADAAMVHRMTGLAPRVALHIPWDTVDDYAALSAYAKDHGVELGTVNSNTFQDDDYKFGSLTHTDKAVRRKAIDHHLHCIEVMNQTGSRDLKVWLADGTNYPGQGDIRGRQERLAESLAEIYGHIGPHQRMVLEYKFFEPAMYMTDVPDWGTSYAHVTALGERAMVCLDTGHHAPGTNIEFIVAQLLRLGRLGSFDFNSRFYADDDLIVGAADPFQLFRIMFEVVRGGGLDPSSGVALMLDQCHNIEAKIPGQIRSVLNVLEMTARALLVDTDALTAAQEAADVLGANAIIMDAFYTDVRPQLAQWRTERGLPADPMAAYTESGYQDTIAADRVGGTPSSWGA
- a CDS encoding MFS transporter, whose translation is MKVGARSTTGWKATISVAMSNYIEAGSIIAIATSLGFWQAEFGISNFGVGLLAALSANAFGAAIGAILGGPLCDRFGRKAIYTYDLLVYMAGVLVAACAVNFTMLLIAFIVTGIAVGAGVPASWTYIAEQAPSVQRAKHVGTAQLAWSTGPLVGFALAAALAPLGLLGSRLIFAHLFVVAAIVWWIRQGLQESQIWQDEGRHESTQMASAVGVRGLRGLFSRKVNITALLFLGGIYLFWNTVAGQAGIFMPRVYDTAGLHSAVQQNLLQVLVWGCTVAATYFGFMGLADRMSQRLLYVIGAALGIVGWTVLVAFTDGGVATMLIFAVLWGVSSGIGAQAFYSLWTSELFATPYRASAQGVMFFVVRTATGLLSYFFPTMLAVTGLTGVGLLLVGLLTVALVIGAVWAPRTRGKTLKQIEAERYGAPVEPATVEKAVVTP
- a CDS encoding L-rhamnose mutarotase; this encodes MAETTERVCFLLQLKRDRIDDYLAAHEHVWPEMLDALRRTGWRNYSLFVRPEDGLVVGYFETDDYEAATNAMADTDVNDRWQATMAEYFDNRPDHAMDRLTHYFHLP
- a CDS encoding aldehyde dehydrogenase family protein, with amino-acid sequence MREYLKFYIDGEWVEPLRPNTLEVDNPTTEEISGRIALGSSADVDLAVAAARRAFPTWSQSTREERLDLLQAILAEYQNRAGDLADAVAEEMGAPPSLAAGPQVNLGIGHLTTAMEALKNFQFEEQHGSTLVVKEPVGVCGLITPWNWPLNQIACKVFPALATGCTMVLKPSEVAPYSAQIFTEIVETAGVPAGVYNLVYGDGPGVGAPLSSHPDVDMVSFTGSTRAGVEVARNAAPTVKRVTQELGGKSPNIVLDDDDFAKSVTAGVSVMMVNSGQSCNAPSRMLVPNSRMDEAIEIAKQTAGAVKVGDPGDKSAIGPVASKAQFDKIQGLIQKGIDEGATVVIGGTGRPDGLAQGYYVKPTVFAHVTNDMTIAREEIFGPVLCILGYDDLDQAIDIANDTDYGLAGYVSAADLDKAREVARRIRAGSVAINHGFDMSAPFGGYKRSGNGREWGPFAFDEFLEIKAALGYAPEAAAH